From Zingiber officinale cultivar Zhangliang chromosome 5B, Zo_v1.1, whole genome shotgun sequence, the proteins below share one genomic window:
- the LOC121984351 gene encoding elongation factor 1-alpha-like → MGKEKVHISIVVIGHVDSGKSTTTGHLIYKLGGIDKRVIERFEKEAAEMNKRSFKYAWVLDKLKAERERGITIDIALWKFETTKYYCTVIDAPGHRDFIKNMITGTSQADCAVLIIDSTTGGFEAGISKDGQTREHALLAFTLGVKQMICCCNKMDATTPKYSKSRYDEIVKEVSSYLKKVGYNPEKIPFVPISGFEGDNMIERSTNLDWYKGPTLLEALDLINEPKRPTDKPLRLPLQDVYKIGGIGTVPVGRVETGVLKPGMVVTFGPTGLTTEVKSVEMHHEALQEALPGDNVGFNVKNVAVKDLKRGFVASNSKDDPAKEAANFTSQVIIMNHPGQIGNGYAPVLDCHTSHIAVKFSEILTKIDRRSGKELEKEPKFLKNGDAGFVKMTPTKPMVVETFAEYPPLGRFAVRDMRQTVAVGVIKNVEKKEPTGAKVTKAAAKKK, encoded by the exons ATGGGGAAAGAGAAGGTTCATATCAGCATTGTGGTCATCGGTCATGTCGACTCTGGCAAGTCAACTACCACTGGACATCTTATTTACAAGCTTGGTGGCATTGATAAGCGTGTGATTGAGAGGTTCGAAAAGGAGGCTGCTGAGATGAACAAGAGGTCATTCAAGTATGCCTGGGTCCTTGATAAGCTCAAGGCTGAGCGCGAAAGAGGGATTACTATTGATATTGCTCTTTGGAAGTTTGAGACAACCAAGTATTACTGCACAGTCATTGATGCTCCTGGACACcgtgatttcatcaagaatatgATCACTGGAACCTCCCAGGCAGATTGTGCTGTTCTTATCATTGACTCAACAACTGGTGGTTTTGAAGCTGGTATTTCAAAGGATGGTCAGACTCGTGAGCATGCCTTACTTGCTTTTACACTTGGAGTTAAACAGATGATTTGCTGTTGCAACAAG ATGGATGCAACCACCCCCAAGTATTCCAAGTCAAGGTACGATGAAATTGTGAAGGAGGTTTCTTCCTACCTCAAAAAGGTTGGCTACAACCCCGAGAAGATCCCTTTTGTTCCCATCTCTGGATTTGAGGGTGACAACATGATCGAGAGGTCTACCAACTTGGACTGGTACAAGGGCCCCACCCTCCTTGAGGCTCTCGACTTGATCAATGAACCGAAGAGGCCCACAGATAAACCCCTTCGGCTCCCTCTTCAGGATGTGTATAAAATTGGTGGGATTGGTACTGTTCCAGTTGGACGAGTTGAGACAGGTGTCCTCAAGCCTGGTATGGTCGTTACATTTGGTCCAACTGGGTTGACGACTGAAGTCAAGTCGGTTGAGATGCACCATGAAGCTCTCCAGGAAGCTCTCCCTGGTGATAATGTTGGGTTTAATGTGAAGAATGTCGCAGTTAAGGATCTTAAGAGAGGTTTTGTTGCATCCAACTCGAAGGATGATCCTGCAAAGGAGGCTGCTAACTTCACTTCTCAGGTGATCATCATGAACCACCCAGGCCAGATTGGCAATGGCTATGCCCCCGTCTTGGACTGCCACACCTCTCACATCGCAGTCAAGTTTTCTGAAATTCTCACCAAGATTGATAGACGATCTGGCAAGGAGCTTGAGAAAGAGCCCAAATTCCTTAAGAATGGTGATGCTGGCTTTGTTAAGATGACCCCAACCAAGCCCATGGTGGTCGAAACTTTCGCTGAGTACCCTCCACTTGGTAGATTTGCTGTGAGGGACATGCGGCAGACGGTTGCTGTCGGAGTCATCAAGAATGTTGAGAAGAAGGAGCCAACCGGTGCCAAGGTTACCAAGGCTGCAGCCAAGAAGAAGTGA